The DNA region GAGGAGATGCTCGGCAAGCTCGGCGTGCCGTGGGGCGGTCACTGAGCCGCCCAGGTTCCGGAACCGGGATGAGCGAGATCGTTCGCTTCGCGACGGTGGCCGAGGTCGATGCCGACCTCGGGCTGCTGACCGCCGCCGAGCGGGCTCGCCACGAGCGGCTGGTGGCCGCCGCCGACAAGCAGGCGTACGCCGCCGCCCACGTCCTGGTCCGCGAGTGCGCCGCGGAGCTGCTGGGCACGAGGCGTGCGGAGGTCGTGATCGAGCAGCGCTGTGAGCGGTGCGGCAGCGTCGAGCACGGAGCGCCGTCGGTGGCCGGCGCCGAAGCGGTCCGGGTGAGCCTCAGCCATGCCCGCGGCCGGGTCGCCGCGGTGGCCGCGACGCGGCGGTGCGGCATCGACGTCGAGAGGATCTCGCGCGGACCCGACCGAGCGCTCTCGCCGCGCGAGACGGCCTGGGTGGCGGGGCAGGAGGACGCTGCGTACGCGTTCACGCGGTTGTGGGTGCGCAAGGAGGCACTGGTGAAGGCCGGGCACGGCAGCATGGCCGCTGCACAGCGTCTCGACGTGCTCGCCGAGGACGGTCCGGCCGACCGGATTGGGGACGTCCGGATCACCCAGTGGGAGGGCGCCGGATTCCTCGGCGCCGTCGCGATCTGTGCCGACATGTGGACCGAAAACTGATAGGAAACTGAACGAATCCCGCCTATCCACAGCTTTGACTAGCGGATATGCGACATCACCTATCAGTTGACAGAGAAAGGGACCTCAGGATCTCGCGTCTCGCCCCGACTGTGAGTAACTTGGTCAGCCCGCGGGGACAGGGAGAGCCCCGTACTCGGGAGGAAGAACCGGATGAGTACGCAGTTGCGACCCCCAACGGCGGCGCGACCCAATCCATCAGCACGGACGCGGAGCGCGATCATCGACCGCCTCAGTCCTGAGGACATCGAGATGTTCTGGGACCAGATCGCCACCTCGCTTCCGCTCGTCGAGGAGACCGGCGCGGGCGCCGCGGACGACGAGGTGATCGTCACGTTCTGCTGGCGTGACGACGAGGCCGAGGAGGTGCTCCTCTTCGCCAACCGGCTCACCGACGAGCGTCACCTCGCCGAGACGATGCTCGAGCGGAAGGCCGGCACCGACCTGTGGCACGCCTCGTTCCTGATGAAGGGCGACTGGCGGGCCTCCTACTCCTTCCTCTGCAAGCACCCCGGCGAGCTGGCTCCCTGGGAGAGCGAGGGGCAGGTCGAGCTGCGTGCCGTCCTGCACCGTGGCTACCTCGACCCGCTCAACCCCGACTGGTGCCACAACCGGCAGGGCATCAAGCAGTCGGTCGTCTCGCTGCCCGACGCCCCGCTGCAGCCGTGGCTGTTCCGCCGTGACGACGTCGTCCCCGGCACCGTCACGCTGGAGGCGGGCCCCGACGGCCGAGACGTCTGGCTCTACGACCCCGCCGGCGCCGGGCTCAACGTCGACCTGCCGCTCGTGGTCGCGCTCGACGGTGAGATCTGGACCGACCACCACTCGCTGCCGACCACGCTCGACAACCTGATCGCCGACGGCCACCTCCGCCACGTACGCTGCGTCCTGCCCGCCTCCGGCGGCCGTGACAAGCGGTGGGAGGAGCTCGCGGGCGGCGAGGGTGCCGACTACATCGTCAACCAGCTGCTGCCGTGGGTGCGTGAGCGTCGTGCGGTCTCCGAGGAGACCTACGTCGTGGGCCAGAGCCTCGGTGGCGTCACCGCCCTGCGGGCCGGTCTGACCTATCCCGAGCACATCCACGGTGTCGCTAGCCAGTCGGCCTCGCTGTGGCTCGACGACCTGGCCGACGCGGTCACGCCCGAGGCCAAGACCCGTGTGCACCTGGCGCACGGCACCCAGGAGTGGGTCCTCGACGAGCTCCACCACGACCTCGTCGACCGCCTCCGTACGGCCGGGATCGACGTCGTCTCCGCCGAGCACAACGGCGGCCACGACTACGCCTGGTGGCGCTCGGCGGTCGCCGACGGCCTGCGCGCCCTGCTGCCACCGGAATAACCGACGCCCGGGACGGGGTTGAGACCTCACGTGAAGCTGAGCGTTCTCGACCTCGTCCCTGTCCGCAAGGACCAGTCCTCCGCTGATGCCCTGGCTGCGACGCTGTCGCTGGCGAAGGTGGCCGACGAGCTGGGCTTCGAGCGCTACTGGCTCGCCGAGCACCACAACATGCCGGCGGTCGGGTCGACCAACCCGCCGGTGCTGATCTCGCTGGTGGCCGGTGCGACCGAACGTATCCGGGTGGGGTCCGGGGGAGTGATGCTGCCCAACCACGCACCGCTGGTGGTGGCCGAGCAGTTCGCGCTGCTGGAGGCGGCCTTCCCCGGGCGCATCGACCTCGGCATCGGCCGCGCCCCGGGGACCGACCCGGTGACGTCGTGGGCGCTGCGCCACGGCGCCGGGGGAGTGACCGACGACGCGGTCAACCGGTTCCCGGAATACCTCGACAACATCGTCTCGATGATGGCGCCCGAGGGTGTCGGGCTGATGGCGGGCGGCCGCCAGCACGTGCTGCACGCGACCCCCTCGGCCGCGTCGGTCGCCGAGCTCTGGCTGCTCGGCTCCTCCGACTACTCCGCGCGCCTGGCGGCCCAGAAGGGCCTGCCCTACGTCTTCGCCCACCACTTCGCGGGCAACGGCACCGACACCAAGGCGATGATCGAGCTCTACCGCTCGACCTTCCAGCCCTCCGAGCTGCTCAGCGAGCCGAAGACGTTCCTGACGGTCAACGCGAGCGTCGCCGAGACTGCCGAGGAGGCCGACCGCCGGGCGCTGCCGCAGCTGCTGACCATGCTGAAGCTGCGTACGGGTCAGCCGCTGACCGCACAGCCCAGCATCGACGAGGCCGAGAAGACCGAGATCCCCGAGGCCCACCAGGGGCTCGTGGAGACGATGCGTGGACGCTGGGTCATCGGCTCCGCCGCGTACGCGAAGGCACGGCTCGCGGGGATGGCCGAGGAGTACGGCGTGGACGAGGTCATGGTGAACCCGGTCGGATCTGCGTACGAGGGGACGGACCCGCGCACGGCGCCGGCTCGCGAGGAGACCCTGCGCCTGCTGGCGAGCTGATTTCGGGGAGTGCGTAGGATCGGCTCACCTTGTCGTGAGGTCGCGGCGCGCCTGAGCCGGTCGGGACGAGGGACCTAGGACACTGTCTGGTTCCGGGCGCGTATCGCTACGCTCGCGCACCGGTTGTGCCAATCTGTTCACCGCTCTGTTTCCTTCTCCACATTTGAAAGTGCCGCCTCATGACACGCTGGAGCCTGCGCTTGTCGAAGCGCCGGGGGCCCCAGGCTGCGACGCTCGCTGAGCAGTCAGATCCGGGTCTTGCTCGCTCATTCCCACCGACCGGCGGTCAGGGTGTGCCCTTTCCGCCGGTGCCACCCACACCTGTGACGCCACCGATCTCCTCCACGCCTCCACCACCACAGGAGGACGAGGACGAGGCCTGGCCAGAGATCATGGAACAGTTCGGCATCCAGCTCATCAGCCTCGCTGAGCAGATGCGCATCTCGCTCGACGGGCTCGAGGCCGACGAGGACGACCCCGAGCGGCTGAAGAAGCTCTACGAGGTCGACCACGCCGTCACCCGCATGCGCCGGGCGAGCCGCGACCTGCGTACGCTCGCGGGCCGTGCCGAGGACGAGATGGGCGGCATCGACACCTCGCTGCTCGACATCATCCGGATGGCGCTGTCGGGCATCGAGCGCTACAACCAGGTGACGATCGGCCGGGTCAGCGACCTGGCCGTCATCGGCTACGCCGCCGACGACGTCTCCTGCCTGATCGCGGCGCTGCTGGACAACGCGACCAAGTACTCCCCGGGAACGGTGACGATCAACGTCCACCTCGCCGACGCCGGCGACGTGCTGTTCCGCATCGAGGACACCGGGATCGGCATCCCGGAGCGCTCGGTGGGACGCCTCAACGCGCTGCTGGCGGGCCCGATCGTGGAGCTGGTCAGCAAGTCCGGCAGCCATACCGGCTTCCCGGTGGTGCACCGGATCGCGCGCAAGTACGACATCGACGTACGCCTCGCCACCCGCCCCGCTCCGGGCAACGGGATGATCGCGATGGTGAAGGTGCCTGCCCAGCTGCTGTGCGAGGTCCCGGTCGCACCGATCGAGCGGGCCGAGGCGCCGACGACGTCGAGCGCGAGCAGCGTCGCGGTCCTGCCTCCGGCCCCGCGCCGGCGAGGACCTCAGGCCGTGCCGCGGCCGGCAGCCCAGCCCGCGGCGCAGCCTCCTGCCCGGCCGGCGGCTCAGCAGGCGGCTCAGCCGGCTCGTCTGGAGACGCGACCGTCCTCCCTCGAGCCCGTTCGGAGGCCGATGCACCAGTCCTCGCCGGAGACCGGATCGATCCCCGTGCAGCCACCGACCCGACAGCCGGCGGCCCAGTTCGCGCCGCCACCCAGCGAGCAGCCGACGCCGGACCTGTCCACCGACACCATGAAGACGCCGATCTCGTTCCCGGGTGAGACGGCTGGGACGGATGAGACGAACGAGACCTCCGCGCCGGAGGAGCAGAGCGGCCCAGTAGAGTCAGGTGCGCTCCCGCGCCGGGAGCCGGTCAGCCTGCGCACCAAGCAGGCTGAGCCGGATGCAGCCGTTGGACAGCAGACCGCTGAGACGTCACCCGAGGACCAGTCGGCGGCCCGGCACTCCTTCGCCGACGACCTCGACGCGTTCTCCCTTGGTAGCTAAGCCCCAGTAGTGAAAGGAACCCTTTCGTCATGGAAAGCCCGGTCGTCCCCCGCGACCCCAAGGAATTCAGCTGGCTGATCGACAACTTCGCCAGCTCCACCCCCGGTGTGACCCATGCGCTGATCGTCTCCTCCGACGGCCTCCCGCTGATCGGTGCCGGCGGCATGTCCGCCAACGTCGCCGACCCGCTCGCCGCGATGACCGCCGGAGTGATCAGTCTCGGCAACAACATCGCCCGCGAGGTGGGCGAGCCTGGCTGTGACCAGGTGATGCTGAAGTTCCACACCGGACACTTCCTCTTCATGGGCATCGGTGACCTGGCCGGCTTCGCCGTCCTCGTCGGCGCCGGTGCGAACCTGGGCGTCGTCGCCCACAAGATGGCCCAGATGGTCGACGCCGTCGGCCACGTACTCACCCCGCAGATGCGCGACGAGCTGCGTCAGATGACGGTCAGCTCGATGGCAGGGGAGAGGGCGTGAGCGGAAACCCCTGGGTGCGTCCGTACGTGCTCACCGGCGGCCGCACCCAGACCAAGCACCAGCTCTATGTCCACACGCTGATCTCCGCGGCGCACTTCGACGCGCGCGCTGCGGCCAAGCTGACCCCGGAGTCGCGCCGGCTCTACGACCGCGTACGTCTCGGGCCGCAGTCGGTCGCGGAGCTCTCCGCCCACTGTGGGATCTCCCTGGGCGTGACTCGTGTGCTGCTCGAGGACCTCGCCTCGACGGAGCACCTGCAGATCAATGACGGGGCCTACGACTCCCCGTTCGACCACCGTCTGTTGAAGAGAGTTATCGATGGCCTTTCCGAGCTCGGCTGACCGCCCGGCGCTGACCGTCACCTCTGCCAAGATCGTGGTCGCGGGTGGTTTCGGCGTCGGGAAGTCGACCATGGTCGCCTCGGTCTCCGAGATCCCGCCGGTCAACACCGAGGCGTGGATGACGCAGGCCGGTGAGTCGGTGGACCCGCTCTCGGACGCGAGCGCGAAGACGACCACCACGGTCGCGATGGACTTCGGCCGGGTCACCCTCGCCCCCGACCTGCTGCTCTACCTGTTCGGCACCCCGGGGCAGCCCCGGTTCTGGCCGATGTGGGACGACCTGTGCCGCGGTGCCAGCGGCGCCGTCGTGCTCGTCGACACCCGTCAGCTCGACGCGTCCTTCCCGGCGGTCAACTACTTCGAGAACGACTCCGACGTCCCGTTCATCGTCGCGGTGAACCTGTTCGACGGGAAGCTGACGCACTCCCTGGAGAAGGTGCGCGACGCGCTCTGCCTCGACGAGCGGACGCCGCTGGTGACCGTGGACGCCCGCGACCGCAGGTCGACGGCGAAGACCCTGGTCACCTGCCTGACGCACACGATGAAAACCACCCCCACACGCGCCTGAGCCCGGAGGCGTCCCAACTCCGAAGGAGTTTCATTGCGCAAGATCCTGATCGTCGGCGCCGGACAGGCGGGCATGCAGCTCGCCCTCAGCCTGCAGGTCGAGGGCTATGAGGTGACGGTCATGTCGGCGCGTACGCCCGACGAGCTGCGCGACGGCTGGCCGATGTCGACCCAGGTCATGTTCGAGCCCGCCCTCGCCTACGAGCGCGCCTACGGCCTGAACCTGTGGGAGGACGAGGCGCCCCGCATCCCCGCGGTCGGCATCTCGGTCAGTCCCGAGCCCGGCGTCCGGGCGCTGAAGTTCGACGGCCCGTGGGAGCCGTACGCCATGTCCGTCGACCAGCGCCTGAAGATGTCGACCTGGCTGGAGCTGTTCGAGGACCGCGGCGGCCGGATCATCTACCACCCCGTGATGACCTCCGACCTGGCCGGCCTGGCGTCGATGTACGACCTGACGCTCATCGCGGCGGGCAAGGGCGAGATCGTCGACCTGTTCGACCGCGACCCGGTGAGGTCGAAGTACGACAAGCCCGGCCGTGCGCTGTCGGCCATCTACCTCCACGGCATGGTCGAGCCCGACGACTTCCCGGCCGGGAGCATGCGGATCAACGTCGCGCCCGGGGTCGGCGAGCTGTTCGTGATCAGCGCCCTGACCCAGTTCGGACCGAGCCGGGTGGCGTTCGTCGAGGCGATCCCCGACGGTCCCCTGGACTGCTTCTGGGACCGCCCGCGCCCCGACGAGCACCTGCGCCGGCTGCAGCACGTGATGCTCGAGCACATGCCGTGGGAGGGCGAGCTGATGCGCGACTGCGAGCCGACCGACGCCCGGGCCTCGCTCTCCGGCGCGTTCACCGGCATGGTCCGCAAGCCGTACGCCGAGGTGGCCAACGGCACCTACGTCTTCGGTATGGGCGACGTCGTCGTGGTCAACGACCCGATCGCCGGGCAGGGCTCCAACAACGCCGCCCACTGCGCGGGCATCTACACGCAGGCGATCCTCGAGCGCGGCGATCAGCCGTTCGACCCGGAATGGATGCAGGCGACCTTCGAGACCTTCTGGGAGAACCGGGCCCAGCACTCGACCGGTCTGACCGACGCGCTGCTCAACCCGCTGCCCGATCACGTCCAGCAGGTGCTCGGCGCGGCCACCCGGTATCAGCCTGTCGCCGACCGGTTCACCCGGCTGTTCCCGCACCCGGAGGACCTCGGGCCGTTCCTGGGCGACCCGGAGGCTGCGCTCGCGTACGTCGCGGAGATCGCCGAGGCCGCCAGGGCTTGACGATTAGGGCATTGCTGTTCTAGGGGTCTAGGCTTGGTAGTCGGTCCAACGTGGGTCTGTCTCGTCGTGCCTCGCGGCTGCCCGGTCAGCGCGCTTCTGTGCGCTCGCGGGTGAGACATGCAGATGGCTTCACGAGGTCCACTCCGAGTCTCGGAGAGGTTCCCGGACCGCCCGCGGGTCATCCGATCCGTGGTTTGAACGGTAGATGACCGACCAACAGATTGCAGAGGGCATGCCGAAGAAAGAAGGCGTGATCGAGATCGAGGGCACCGTAGTGGAGGCTCTCCCCAACGCCATGTTCCGTGTGGAGCTGAGCAACGGACACAAGGTTCTCGCCCACATCAGCGGCAAGATGCGACAGCACTACATCCGGATCCTTCCTGAGGACCGCGTGGTGGTCGAGCTGTCCCCCTACGACCTGACGCGCGGTCGGATCGTCTACCGGTACAAGTAAGCCGGTCTAGACAAGAAAGGGCTGACATGAAGGTCAACCCGAGCGTGAAGAAGATCTGTGACAAGTGCAAGGTGATCCGTCGCCACGGCCGCGTCATGGTGATCTGCGAGAACCCGCGCCACAAGCAGCGCCAGGGCTGAGTCCCAGCTCGCAGCACAACTGAATACTTCATCGAGTCGCTAGGACGCAGGTCCGAAGTCACCTCCGGAGCAGAGGCCGGAGCCCGAGGGTGCCACCCCGGGACGCGACCCGACCGACACCTCTGACGCAACCAGAAGGAACACAATGGCACGCCTCCAAGGTGTTGACCTTCCGCGCGACAAGCGCGTGGAGATCGCTCTCACCTACATCTACGGCATCGGCCGTACCACCTCGCAGAAGCTCCTCGAGGCCACCGGCGTCAACCCGAACACCCGGGTGCACGCTCTGGCCGAGGACGAGCTGGTCAAGCTCCGCGACGAGATCGAGGCCCAGGGCATCCAGACCGAGGGTGACCTCCGTCGTGAGGTCCAGGCTGACATCCGTCGCAAGATCGAGATCGGCAGCTACCAGGGTCGCCGTCACCGCCAGGGCCTCCCGGTCCGCGGTCAGCGCACCAAGACCAACGCGCGCACCCGCAAGGGCCCGAAGCGCACCGTCGCCGGCAAGAAGAAGGCCAAGTGATCCTGACGCGCACAGCGCGCCGGTGATCCGAGTCTTCGCCTCGATCTCACAGACCAGCCAACACAGGAGTTAATGCATGCCTCCGAAGACCCGCCAGGGTGCGACGAAGATCCGTCGCAAGGAGAAGAAGAACGTCGCTCAGGGCGAGGCCCACATCAAGAGCACGTTCAACAACACGATCGTCACGATCACCGACCCGACCGGTGCGGTGATCTCGTGGGCCTCGGCCGGCACCGTCGGCTTCAAGGGCTCGCGTAAGTCCACCCCGTTCGCCGCGCAGATGG from Nocardioides luteus includes:
- a CDS encoding 4'-phosphopantetheinyl transferase family protein; this encodes MSEIVRFATVAEVDADLGLLTAAERARHERLVAAADKQAYAAAHVLVRECAAELLGTRRAEVVIEQRCERCGSVEHGAPSVAGAEAVRVSLSHARGRVAAVAATRRCGIDVERISRGPDRALSPRETAWVAGQEDAAYAFTRLWVRKEALVKAGHGSMAAAQRLDVLAEDGPADRIGDVRITQWEGAGFLGAVAICADMWTEN
- a CDS encoding enterochelin esterase domain-containing protein is translated as MFWDQIATSLPLVEETGAGAADDEVIVTFCWRDDEAEEVLLFANRLTDERHLAETMLERKAGTDLWHASFLMKGDWRASYSFLCKHPGELAPWESEGQVELRAVLHRGYLDPLNPDWCHNRQGIKQSVVSLPDAPLQPWLFRRDDVVPGTVTLEAGPDGRDVWLYDPAGAGLNVDLPLVVALDGEIWTDHHSLPTTLDNLIADGHLRHVRCVLPASGGRDKRWEELAGGEGADYIVNQLLPWVRERRAVSEETYVVGQSLGGVTALRAGLTYPEHIHGVASQSASLWLDDLADAVTPEAKTRVHLAHGTQEWVLDELHHDLVDRLRTAGIDVVSAEHNGGHDYAWWRSAVADGLRALLPPE
- a CDS encoding LLM class flavin-dependent oxidoreductase, which codes for MKLSVLDLVPVRKDQSSADALAATLSLAKVADELGFERYWLAEHHNMPAVGSTNPPVLISLVAGATERIRVGSGGVMLPNHAPLVVAEQFALLEAAFPGRIDLGIGRAPGTDPVTSWALRHGAGGVTDDAVNRFPEYLDNIVSMMAPEGVGLMAGGRQHVLHATPSAASVAELWLLGSSDYSARLAAQKGLPYVFAHHFAGNGTDTKAMIELYRSTFQPSELLSEPKTFLTVNASVAETAEEADRRALPQLLTMLKLRTGQPLTAQPSIDEAEKTEIPEAHQGLVETMRGRWVIGSAAYAKARLAGMAEEYGVDEVMVNPVGSAYEGTDPRTAPAREETLRLLAS
- a CDS encoding ATP-binding protein, whose amino-acid sequence is MPPTPVTPPISSTPPPPQEDEDEAWPEIMEQFGIQLISLAEQMRISLDGLEADEDDPERLKKLYEVDHAVTRMRRASRDLRTLAGRAEDEMGGIDTSLLDIIRMALSGIERYNQVTIGRVSDLAVIGYAADDVSCLIAALLDNATKYSPGTVTINVHLADAGDVLFRIEDTGIGIPERSVGRLNALLAGPIVELVSKSGSHTGFPVVHRIARKYDIDVRLATRPAPGNGMIAMVKVPAQLLCEVPVAPIERAEAPTTSSASSVAVLPPAPRRRGPQAVPRPAAQPAAQPPARPAAQQAAQPARLETRPSSLEPVRRPMHQSSPETGSIPVQPPTRQPAAQFAPPPSEQPTPDLSTDTMKTPISFPGETAGTDETNETSAPEEQSGPVESGALPRREPVSLRTKQAEPDAAVGQQTAETSPEDQSAARHSFADDLDAFSLGS
- a CDS encoding roadblock/LC7 domain-containing protein, which translates into the protein MESPVVPRDPKEFSWLIDNFASSTPGVTHALIVSSDGLPLIGAGGMSANVADPLAAMTAGVISLGNNIAREVGEPGCDQVMLKFHTGHFLFMGIGDLAGFAVLVGAGANLGVVAHKMAQMVDAVGHVLTPQMRDELRQMTVSSMAGERA
- a CDS encoding DUF742 domain-containing protein — protein: MSGNPWVRPYVLTGGRTQTKHQLYVHTLISAAHFDARAAAKLTPESRRLYDRVRLGPQSVAELSAHCGISLGVTRVLLEDLASTEHLQINDGAYDSPFDHRLLKRVIDGLSELG
- a CDS encoding GTP-binding protein — translated: MAFPSSADRPALTVTSAKIVVAGGFGVGKSTMVASVSEIPPVNTEAWMTQAGESVDPLSDASAKTTTTVAMDFGRVTLAPDLLLYLFGTPGQPRFWPMWDDLCRGASGAVVLVDTRQLDASFPAVNYFENDSDVPFIVAVNLFDGKLTHSLEKVRDALCLDERTPLVTVDARDRRSTAKTLVTCLTHTMKTTPTRA
- a CDS encoding styrene monooxygenase/indole monooxygenase family protein, with the translated sequence MRKILIVGAGQAGMQLALSLQVEGYEVTVMSARTPDELRDGWPMSTQVMFEPALAYERAYGLNLWEDEAPRIPAVGISVSPEPGVRALKFDGPWEPYAMSVDQRLKMSTWLELFEDRGGRIIYHPVMTSDLAGLASMYDLTLIAAGKGEIVDLFDRDPVRSKYDKPGRALSAIYLHGMVEPDDFPAGSMRINVAPGVGELFVISALTQFGPSRVAFVEAIPDGPLDCFWDRPRPDEHLRRLQHVMLEHMPWEGELMRDCEPTDARASLSGAFTGMVRKPYAEVANGTYVFGMGDVVVVNDPIAGQGSNNAAHCAGIYTQAILERGDQPFDPEWMQATFETFWENRAQHSTGLTDALLNPLPDHVQQVLGAATRYQPVADRFTRLFPHPEDLGPFLGDPEAALAYVAEIAEAARA
- the infA gene encoding translation initiation factor IF-1, with amino-acid sequence MPKKEGVIEIEGTVVEALPNAMFRVELSNGHKVLAHISGKMRQHYIRILPEDRVVVELSPYDLTRGRIVYRYK
- the rpmJ gene encoding 50S ribosomal protein L36, encoding MKVNPSVKKICDKCKVIRRHGRVMVICENPRHKQRQG
- the rpsM gene encoding 30S ribosomal protein S13 codes for the protein MARLQGVDLPRDKRVEIALTYIYGIGRTTSQKLLEATGVNPNTRVHALAEDELVKLRDEIEAQGIQTEGDLRREVQADIRRKIEIGSYQGRRHRQGLPVRGQRTKTNARTRKGPKRTVAGKKKAK
- the rpsK gene encoding 30S ribosomal protein S11, which codes for MPPKTRQGATKIRRKEKKNVAQGEAHIKSTFNNTIVTITDPTGAVISWASAGTVGFKGSRKSTPFAAQMAAEAAGRRAMDHGMKKIDVFVKGPGSGRETAIRSLGAIGLEVGTIQDVTPAPHNGCRPPKRRRV